Proteins from a genomic interval of Streptomyces sp. NBC_01445:
- a CDS encoding GntR family transcriptional regulator, producing MLSTGLPQGAVPKLERPGPLRERVYEALLELITTRALQPGQHLVESELAGHLGVSRQPVREALQRLNTEGWVDLRPAQGAFVHEPTEDEADQLLTVRTLLEAEAARLAAANAGKAGIAALEELCARGEQAVADGDVELVVATNAAFHAKVMELAGNVVLGELAGQVDRRVRWYYQPVARQRGKQSWIEHRELIAAIAQRDEARATAVMRAHTEHTRETYHRRDQA from the coding sequence ATGTTGTCCACAGGACTGCCGCAGGGGGCGGTGCCCAAGCTCGAGCGCCCCGGACCGCTGCGCGAGCGGGTCTACGAGGCGCTGCTCGAACTGATCACGACGCGTGCACTTCAGCCGGGCCAGCACCTGGTCGAGAGCGAACTCGCCGGTCACCTGGGGGTGTCGAGGCAGCCCGTGCGTGAGGCGCTCCAGCGGCTGAACACGGAGGGCTGGGTCGATCTCCGTCCGGCGCAGGGTGCCTTCGTGCACGAACCGACCGAGGACGAGGCGGACCAGCTCCTCACGGTCCGTACGCTCCTGGAGGCCGAGGCGGCCCGCCTTGCCGCAGCGAACGCCGGCAAGGCGGGGATCGCCGCCCTCGAAGAGCTCTGCGCCAGAGGCGAGCAGGCCGTCGCCGACGGGGACGTCGAACTCGTCGTGGCGACGAACGCGGCCTTCCACGCCAAGGTCATGGAACTCGCGGGGAACGTCGTGCTCGGCGAGCTCGCCGGACAGGTGGACCGCCGCGTGCGCTGGTACTACCAGCCGGTCGCCCGCCAGCGCGGCAAGCAGTCCTGGATCGAGCACCGCGAGCTGATCGCGGCGATCGCGCAGCGGGACGAGGCGCGGGCGACGGCGGTCATGCGGGCCCACACCGAGCACACCCGCGAGACGTACCACCGGCGCGACCAGGCGTAG
- a CDS encoding beta-ketoacyl-ACP synthase III yields MTGSRIAAIGHYQPARLLTNDDLAAMVDTDDAWIRSRVGIRTRHIAGPDEPVDDLAAHAAAKALASAGLTAADIDLVVVATSTAVDRSPNMAARVAHRLGVPSPAALDVNVVCAGFTHALATADHAVRAGAATRALVIGADKMSAVTDWTDRTTCVLVGDGAGAVVVEACPPGDEPGIGPVLWGSVPEMGNAVRIEGEPARFAQEGQSVYRWATQQLPPLARAACERAGYTPADLAAVVLHQANLRIIEPLAEKIGAVNAVVARDVVDSGNTSAASVPLAFSKLVERGEVRTGQPVLLFGFGGNLSYAGQVVRCP; encoded by the coding sequence ATGACCGGTTCGCGCATCGCCGCCATTGGCCACTACCAGCCCGCCAGGCTCCTCACCAATGACGACCTGGCGGCCATGGTGGACACCGACGACGCGTGGATCCGCAGCCGCGTGGGCATCCGCACCCGTCATATCGCGGGCCCCGACGAACCGGTCGACGACCTGGCCGCGCACGCCGCGGCAAAGGCGCTCGCGTCGGCGGGGCTGACGGCGGCCGACATCGACCTCGTCGTCGTCGCCACCTCCACCGCCGTCGACCGTTCACCGAACATGGCCGCGCGCGTCGCGCACCGCCTCGGTGTGCCCTCGCCCGCCGCGCTCGACGTCAACGTGGTGTGCGCGGGCTTCACGCACGCGCTCGCCACCGCCGACCACGCCGTGCGGGCGGGCGCCGCGACGCGCGCCCTGGTGATCGGCGCCGACAAGATGTCCGCCGTCACCGACTGGACGGACCGCACGACCTGCGTCCTCGTCGGCGACGGCGCGGGCGCCGTCGTGGTCGAGGCCTGCCCGCCCGGCGACGAGCCGGGGATCGGGCCGGTCCTGTGGGGTTCCGTGCCCGAGATGGGCAACGCCGTCCGCATCGAGGGCGAGCCGGCGCGCTTCGCGCAGGAGGGCCAGAGCGTCTACCGCTGGGCCACGCAGCAGCTCCCGCCGCTGGCCCGCGCGGCGTGCGAGCGGGCCGGGTACACGCCGGCGGATCTGGCCGCCGTCGTCCTGCACCAGGCGAACCTGCGGATCATCGAGCCGCTCGCCGAGAAGATCGGCGCGGTGAACGCCGTCGTCGCTCGCGATGTCGTCGACTCGGGCAACACCTCCGCCGCGAGTGTCCCGCTCGCCTTCTCCAAGCTCGTCGAGCGCGGTGAGGTCCGCACCGGCCAGCCGGTGCTGCTCTTCGGATTCGGCGGGAACCTGTCCTACGCGGGCCAGGTCGTCCGCTGCCCCTGA
- a CDS encoding MFS transporter small subunit codes for MTQPQSVGSPPSRRALTLFAWLWVGAPLAYGLYELVQKARQLFTG; via the coding sequence ATGACGCAGCCGCAGAGCGTCGGCAGTCCGCCTAGCCGTCGCGCGCTCACCCTGTTCGCCTGGCTGTGGGTCGGGGCGCCGCTCGCGTACGGCCTGTACGAACTCGTACAGAAGGCGAGGCAGCTCTTCACCGGGTAG
- a CDS encoding OFA family MFS transporter, with the protein MRPPVAPTGWSRWLVPPAALSVHLSIGQAYAWSVFKPPLESAMHLSGTQSALPFQLGIVMLGLSAAFGGTLVERNGPRWAMTVALVCFSSGFLISALGAATGQFWLIVFGYGFVGGIGLGIGYISPVSTLIKWFPDRPGMATGIAIMGFGGGALIASPWSAQMLESFGADSKGIALAFLVHGLAYAVFMSLGVLLVRVPRTEGVRKAGAPAPLDGVQVSARSAVRTPQFWCLWLVLCMNVTAGIGILEKAAPMITDFFKDSGTPVSVSAAAGFVALLSAANMAGRIGWSSASDLVGRKNVYRLYLGVGAVMYLLIARFGDSSKPLFIGCALVILSFYGGGFATVPAYLKDLFGTYQVGAIHGRLLTAWSTAGVLGPLIVNWVADSQEEAGKHGQDLYGLSFTIMIGLLVVGFVANELIRPVHARHHIPAPREATDDAAAERRQSA; encoded by the coding sequence ATGAGGCCCCCCGTCGCGCCAACCGGCTGGAGCCGCTGGCTCGTTCCGCCCGCCGCTCTGTCCGTCCATCTCTCCATCGGCCAGGCCTACGCCTGGAGCGTCTTCAAGCCCCCGCTCGAGTCCGCCATGCACCTCAGCGGCACCCAGAGCGCCCTCCCCTTCCAGCTCGGCATCGTGATGCTCGGCCTCTCCGCGGCCTTCGGCGGCACGCTCGTCGAGCGCAACGGCCCGCGCTGGGCGATGACCGTCGCCCTCGTCTGTTTCTCCTCCGGATTCCTGATCTCCGCCCTCGGCGCCGCTACCGGACAGTTCTGGCTGATCGTCTTCGGCTACGGCTTCGTCGGCGGGATCGGCCTCGGCATCGGCTACATCTCGCCCGTGTCGACCCTGATCAAGTGGTTCCCCGACCGGCCCGGCATGGCCACCGGCATCGCGATCATGGGCTTCGGCGGCGGCGCGCTGATCGCCTCCCCGTGGTCCGCTCAGATGCTGGAGTCCTTCGGCGCCGACTCCAAGGGCATCGCCCTCGCGTTCCTCGTGCACGGACTCGCGTACGCCGTGTTCATGTCGCTCGGAGTGCTGCTCGTGCGGGTGCCGCGTACGGAAGGGGTGCGCAAGGCCGGGGCGCCGGCGCCGCTCGACGGGGTGCAGGTCTCGGCCCGCAGTGCCGTGCGCACCCCCCAGTTCTGGTGCCTGTGGCTCGTGCTCTGTATGAACGTGACGGCGGGCATCGGCATCCTGGAGAAGGCCGCCCCGATGATCACGGACTTCTTCAAGGACAGCGGCACCCCCGTCAGCGTCTCCGCCGCGGCCGGCTTCGTCGCGCTCCTGTCGGCGGCGAACATGGCGGGCCGCATCGGCTGGTCCTCCGCCTCCGACCTGGTCGGCCGCAAGAACGTCTACCGCCTCTACCTGGGCGTGGGCGCCGTCATGTACCTGCTGATCGCCCGTTTCGGCGACTCCTCCAAGCCCCTGTTCATCGGCTGCGCGCTGGTGATCCTCTCCTTCTACGGCGGCGGCTTCGCCACCGTCCCCGCGTACCTCAAGGACCTCTTCGGCACCTACCAGGTCGGCGCGATCCACGGCCGGCTGCTCACGGCCTGGTCCACCGCCGGAGTGCTCGGCCCGCTGATCGTCAACTGGGTCGCCGACAGCCAGGAAGAGGCCGGAAAGCACGGCCAGGACCTCTACGGCCTGTCCTTCACGATCATGATCGGTCTGCTCGTCGTGGGCTTCGTCGCGAACGAGCTGATCCGTCCCGTCCACGCCCGCCACCACATCCCCGCCCCGAGGGAGGCCACCGATGACGCAGCCGCAGAGCGTCGGCAGTCCGCCTAG
- a CDS encoding 2-dehydropantoate 2-reductase yields the protein MKVAVLGAGAIGAYVGAALHRAGADVHLVARGPHLAAMRQHGVQVRSPRGDFTARANATDDPSGIGPVDYVFLGLKANSYAACGPLIEPLLHSSTAVIAAQNGIPWWYFHRHGGPHDGQRIESVDPGGAVSVVLAPQRAIGCVVYAATELEGPGVVRHLEGTRFSIGEPDRSVSDRCLAFSQAMQAGGLKCPVEPELRGDIWIKLLGNISFNPISALSRATMRQMCLHGGTRRVIEIMMTETLAVAGALGCRPDISVERRLAGAERVGDHRTSTLQDLERGKPLELDVLLAAVVELAEITGVPVPTLRTVHAISDLLADRMRSAA from the coding sequence GTGAAAGTCGCAGTCCTCGGCGCCGGTGCGATCGGCGCCTACGTCGGAGCCGCGCTGCATCGCGCCGGCGCCGACGTGCATCTCGTCGCCCGTGGACCGCACCTCGCGGCCATGAGGCAGCACGGCGTCCAAGTACGCAGCCCCCGCGGTGACTTCACCGCCCGGGCCAACGCGACCGACGACCCCTCGGGGATCGGCCCGGTCGACTATGTCTTCCTCGGTCTCAAGGCGAACTCGTACGCGGCGTGCGGGCCGCTCATCGAGCCGCTGCTGCACAGCTCGACGGCCGTGATCGCGGCCCAGAACGGCATCCCCTGGTGGTACTTCCACCGGCACGGCGGCCCGCACGACGGGCAGCGCATCGAGAGCGTGGACCCCGGCGGCGCGGTCAGTGTGGTGCTCGCGCCCCAGCGGGCCATCGGCTGTGTCGTCTACGCGGCGACGGAGCTCGAAGGCCCCGGCGTCGTACGCCACCTCGAAGGAACCAGGTTCTCCATCGGGGAGCCCGACCGCTCGGTGTCGGACCGCTGCCTCGCGTTCAGTCAGGCGATGCAGGCCGGTGGCCTCAAGTGCCCGGTCGAACCCGAGCTGCGCGGTGACATCTGGATCAAGCTGCTCGGCAACATCTCGTTCAACCCGATCAGCGCGCTGTCCCGCGCGACCATGCGGCAGATGTGCCTGCACGGCGGCACACGCCGGGTCATCGAGATCATGATGACCGAGACGCTCGCCGTCGCCGGGGCGCTGGGCTGCCGTCCGGACATCTCCGTCGAGCGGCGGCTGGCCGGGGCCGAGCGCGTCGGCGACCACCGCACCTCGACACTCCAGGACCTGGAGCGCGGCAAACCGCTCGAACTCGACGTGCTGCTCGCGGCCGTCGTGGAACTGGCGGAGATCACCGGCGTCCCGGTCCCGACGCTCCGCACCGTCCACGCCATCTCGGATCTGCTCGCCGACCGCATGAGGAGCGCGGCATGA